In Acidobacteriota bacterium, the following are encoded in one genomic region:
- a CDS encoding serine/threonine protein kinase, which translates to MLEEIGRGSMGRVYKARDPQIGRTVAIKVIQTRDLQPDQIGPQKERFAREAQAAGKMSHPGIVTVYDVVEDASGNPALVMEYVEGATLADLLAAGSAARAGTLSFDDRLRIAIQVAEALDYAHRKGVVHRDIKPANIMITKDGSAAGERNKVQAKIADFGIAKLIDMKGTIGGGALGTPSFVSPEQITNGAIDARSDIFSFGVVLYFMFTGEKPFQGDSFTAVTFQVVHTVPKPARQINFALPEQLDEILLRCLAKNPKDRYASAAELVADLVALRDGRTSSCP; encoded by the coding sequence ATGCTGGAAGAAATAGGCCGCGGCTCGATGGGACGCGTCTATAAGGCGCGCGATCCGCAGATTGGCCGCACCGTGGCTATCAAAGTGATTCAGACGCGCGACCTACAGCCGGATCAGATCGGTCCGCAGAAGGAGCGCTTTGCGCGTGAGGCACAGGCGGCTGGCAAGATGTCGCATCCGGGAATTGTCACGGTCTACGATGTGGTCGAAGACGCCTCAGGCAATCCCGCCTTGGTGATGGAGTATGTCGAGGGCGCCACGCTGGCCGATCTGCTGGCCGCCGGATCGGCGGCGCGGGCCGGTACGCTCTCATTTGACGATCGCCTGCGCATCGCCATTCAGGTAGCCGAGGCGCTGGATTATGCGCACCGCAAGGGCGTGGTGCATCGTGACATCAAACCCGCCAATATCATGATCACCAAGGACGGCAGCGCGGCGGGTGAAAGAAATAAAGTCCAGGCCAAGATTGCCGACTTCGGCATCGCCAAGCTGATCGACATGAAAGGCACCATCGGCGGAGGCGCGCTGGGGACGCCGTCGTTCGTCTCGCCCGAGCAGATTACCAACGGCGCCATTGATGCGCGCAGCGATATCTTTTCCTTTGGTGTGGTGCTGTACTTTATGTTCACCGGAGAGAAGCCGTTCCAGGGCGATAGCTTCACGGCGGTAACCTTTCAGGTCGTGCACACCGTGCCGAAGCCCGCGCGCCAGATCAATTTCGCGCTGCCCGAGCAACTGGACGAAATTCTCCTGCGCTGCCTGGCCAAAAATCCGAAAGACCGCTATGCTAGCGCCGCTGAGTTGGTCGCGGATCTCGTTGCTCTGCGCGACGGTCGCACATCCTCCTGCCCCTAG